A window of the Dictyostelium discoideum AX4 chromosome 4 chromosome, whole genome shotgun sequence genome harbors these coding sequences:
- a CDS encoding hypothetical protein (Similar to Strongylocentrotus purpuratus (Purple sea urchin). Fibropellin I (Epidermal growth factor-related protein 1) (UEGF-1)): protein MSIIKFNNNKISIDTLIGVYNLPPIENNNYCGLPDNFKCDINQTTILSINLSGSETNKPVFPDQIIGTFKNVSEIKISNSNVSLDFFKEYPNTLSTLTLESCGIPNFPPSLKTLKNLYMYDLLFSGNITTTSINFLSIFKLKYSSSDLISDYQFINDGNSGATKTQVIYEITMNNIHKFSKNSFAEVTIILGKYFNPDGLVNLQTINSAKLTMIDIGHFNMPMNVDGLFTFNGAQLNFKNIHFNLPNDKDNLDFTNSTKLFTQMEINNCTGLINSTGDLRVLLSSGIKFLGIIKSNLIKLPPLSFYYGKLNVFGLKGNRITGSLPDIPEPNDKQQTITLDFSENLFTGSIPQNYCYHYVNISNNFLDGQLPMCFICILNDYYLRSIVDNNDFPNFSRGSISNFPQCTGISFSSKLPITSGGNSIVNGTNFGWNSLNPKYSPYSITSNPNLDLLLSIPNKQISIGVVSYEEFEIFKKTNFTSNVFFSIPNITIKVELDVLKPVIKEVRSYPYFNSGYGFMILGTGFSYQSESSSQTIVTFGNYKCSLVSSSGNFIECIVYEKQLAERVYTITVNNNQTFLSGDYQFKFQRTYPYITAINPPTTNGGVVVVFGSYGPNHTVVDLLIGQQQCNIETMNSSVIICSIGGGSGVQNISLTVDGVNWFGLEYFRYKDQELTCPGTPPCSGNGDCLNGYCVCDGGFGGEICKQLFTDDPVVRRNDTLTQMIKNGYSFGFSITDIREIDFNGKTVRQHNFTSWSLTPDSTILKWTYVNYYSGGGEQNSIISYTIEQITGTAKTFTFAGEQFTLQPGSLKLSANISNWEYLGPLNTLQLQIQSSVKVDAAQDENECHQKSNINSNGDGVSLNYITIQKDKNVFSGRFIDKVLSDGRPTFSKVSISEQTEDSITVSISLPYCKECLIDPDFSVLLSQDDSINSCGGSSSRLKWVIPTSIILGLLGIIGIAIGAYFLLRNRLYVSRSGVIVLKKSTKSSSDSSRA, encoded by the exons atgagtataataaaatttaataataata aaatatcTATCGATACACTTATAGGTGTTTATAATTTACCTCctatagaaaataataattattgtgGATTACCAGATAATTTCAAATGTGATATAAATCAAACCACTATATTATCAAT aaatttaagtGGTTCTGAAACAAATAAACCAGTTTTTCCCGATCAAATAATCGgaacatttaaaaatgtttctgaaattaaaatttcaaattctaaTGTCTcattagatttttttaaagaataccCAAATACTTTGTCTACTTTGACATTAGAAAGTTGTGGTATTCCAAATTTCCCACCATCactaaaaactttaaaaaatttatatatgtaCGATTTACTTTTTAGTGGTAATataacaacaacttcaattaattttttaagtaTATT taaattaaaatattcatcAAGTGATCTAATAAGTGATTaccaatttataaatgatgGTAATAGTGGTGCTACAAAAACCCAAGTAATTTATGAAATAACGATGAACAATATTCataaattttctaaaaattctTTTGCTGAAGT aACAATTATTTTAGGAAAATATTTCAATCCTGATGGTTTAGTAAATTTACAAACAATAAATTCAGCAAAGTTAACAATGATTGATATTGGTCATTTTAATATGCCTATGAATGTGGATGGTCTTTTCACTTTTAATGGAgctcaattaaattttaaaaatattcattttaatttaccaaatgataaagataatttagATTTCACAAATAGTACAAAACTATTTACTCAAatggaaattaataattgtactggtttaataaattcaactGGTGATTTAAGAGTTTTACTTAGTAGtggtattaaattttt aggAATTATAAagtcaaatttaattaaattaccaccattatcattttattatgGTAAATTAAATGTGTTTGGATTAAAAGGTAATAGAATTACTGGATCATTACCAGATATACCAGAACCAAATGATAAACAACAAACCATTACACTTGATTTCtctgaaaatttatttacagGTTCAATACCGcaaaattattgttatcattatgtgaatatttcaaataattttttagatgGTCAATTACCAATgtgttttatttgtatattaaatgattattatttaagatcgattgttgataataatgatttccCAAATTTTAGCAGAGGTTCAATTAGTAATTTCCCACAATGTACTGGTATATCATTTTCAAGTAAATTACCAATTACATCGGGTGGTAATAGTATTGTAAATGGTACAAATTTTGGTTGGAATTCTTTAAATCCTAAATATTCTCCATATTCAATTACATCAAATCcaaatttagatttattactatcaattccaaataaacaaatttccATTGGTGTTGTATCAtatgaagaatttgaaatttttaaaaaaacaaatttcacAAGTAATGTTTTCTTTTCAATTCCAAACATTACAATTAAAGTAGAATTGGATGTTTTAAAGCCAGTGATTAAAGAAGTTCGTTCTTATCCATATTTTAATTCAGGTTATGGTTTTATGATTCTTGGTACTGGTTTCTCTTATCAATCAGAATCTTCATCACAAACTATTGTAACATTTGGTAATTATAAATGTTCTTTGGTTTCATCTAGTGGTAATTTCATTGAATGTATAGTTTATGAAAAACAATTGGCCGAAAGAGTTTATACCATTACAGtgaataataatcaaacttTTCTATCTGGTGattatcaatttaaattCCAAAGAACTTATCCATACATTACTGCTATTAATCCACCAACTACCAATGGTGGTGTTGTAGTGGTTTTTGGTAGTTATGGTCCAAATCATACAGTTGTTGATCTATTGATTGGTCAACAACAATGTAATATAGAAACTATGAATTCATCGGTTATCATATGTtcaattggtggtggttcAGGTGTTCAAAATATAAGTTTAACAGTTGATGGTGTAAATTGGTTTGGACTTGAATATTTTAGATATAAAGATCAAGAATTGACATGTCCAGGTACACCTCCTTGTAGTGGTAATGGTGATTGTTTAAATGGTTATTGCGTTTGTGATGGTGGTTTTGGTGGTGAAATTTGTAAACAACTTTTCACTGATGATCCTGTAGTTAGAAGGAATGATACCCTAACACAGATGATTAAGAATGGTTATTCATTTGGTTTTTCAATTACAGATATTAGAGAAATTGATTTCAATGGTAAAACAGTTAGACAACATAATTTCACAAGTTGGTCATTAACGCCAGATTCAACCATTTTGAAATGGACTTATGTAAATTActatagtggtggtggtgaacaaaattcaatcatttcaTATACAATTGAACAAATTACAGGTACAGCAAAAACTTTTACATTTGCAGGTGAACAATTTACACTTCAACCTggttctttaaaattatcagcAAACATTTCAAATTGGGAATATTTAGGACCACTTAATACTCTACAacttcaaattcaatcatCAGTTAAAGTAGATGCAGCACAAGATGAGAATGAATGTcatcaaaaatcaaatatcaattcaaatggtgatggtgtatcattaaattatattactattcaaaaagataaaaatgtATTCAGTGGTAGATTCATTGATAAGGTACTCTCTGATGGTAGACCTACCTTTTCAAAAGTTTCAATCTCTGAACAAACAGAAGATTCAATCACAGTTTCAATATCATTACCTTATTGTAAAGAATGTTTAATTGACCCTGATTTCTCTGTACTTTTATCTCAAGATGATTCAATCAATTCTTGTGGTGGAAGCTCTTCAAGATTAAAATGGGTAATACCAACAAGTATTATCTTGGGTTTATTAGGTATCATTGGTATTGCAATTGGTGCTTATTTCTTACTAAGAAATAGACTTTATGTATCTCGTTCTGgtgtaattgttttaaaaaaatcaacaaagaGTTCTTCTGATTCTTCTCGTgcttaa
- a CDS encoding protein phosphatase 2C-related protein codes for MEEITQQSTHFIELNESNNTIKEQPPLPPSIKYEQQQPQQQQQYNDYNDEDTESGSTSEEIDLSDQYTDSSNCPDCRAFNETCSCSNTSCSNRHYTNSTSSISDLLNNNNNNNNNSSSNNNRTIVLESKLNNSCNNSNENNNNNNNNNNNNNNNNNNNNNNTINISNSVSSGNLTASYSNSNINGLAQSRSRHVYRNPITLVEEFTTSSLSEFGETECSLSTENIFSIIKDMEETILPIENMLKSSQRNNNLNLNINNNNNNNNNNNNNNNNTTTTTTTTTTTQVDNSNNTNSNDNNINNNNNNLKTSKEIESTTTPTTTTPPRKLSISASSIPIPPPPPDDAVSPIALSCSAPSFPGILSQQDNIDSLESTNTTNITNNNNNNNNTTTTTTTQNTTDPTNTIDQNKTTESSTTPSSSSNSITSKTKKLLHSFKNKHHHHNKGEKMSDSPSKKEKHSKKIKNSPSTEFVNVPKDQQTQTPVENNNNTNTTNNTNTNENNNVDRTNSNNTNNNNTNNNGNNTNNTSGSGGNDDNNNNNNNNNNNNNNNNNGKDQDKKEEKDNKKEEKENNIIEEKSIIVPNLNLENVSTNIIVSKPLTPPPPSSSSSSSTTTTTTTTTSSIPPTLSSHSLSQVFTKEEDENPPVFVSSSLPAFPISELLGGESSNPDEEELPRGGRGRSNAFYMRGPPVLENGDFKIQTPKTPSVQIQTQIPAVLPKESNSLISKPIGLLSKLRRRHHHHHHHHHHHHNKNNNNNSNGKESTTNSKDSSSSSSSSSSSSSSSTTTTTTTSTTATPTKESSKKSSTTSNILSKVVKGNSSRFIVGFADTIGRRSTMEDESVIYGTYRGKHDEDYFALFDGHGGNDAAKAASEELHRILAEKLKLNHANPVKCLKESFLATHTLIGERGIRCGTTAVVALFIGKKGYIANVGDSRAVLCRDGIAVRVSLDHKPNLPKEEERIRALGGNVVTTTSSAGVVTSRVNGQLAVSRALGDSFLNPFVTSEPDIHGPINLETHIKNQFMIIACDGIWDVISDEEAVSIAAPIADPEKACIKLRDQAFSRGSTDNISVIVIRFPPFLEGI; via the coding sequence atggaAGAAATAACTCAACAATCAACTCATTTTATTGAGTTAAAtgaaagtaataatacaattaaggaacaaccaccactaccaccttcaataaaatatgaacaacaacaaccacaacaacaacaacaatataatgattataatgatgaagatacAGAGTCAGGATCAACATCAGAAGAAATCGATTTATCAGACCAATATACAGATTCAAGTAATTGTCCTGATTGTAGAGCGTTCAATGAAACATGTAGTTGCAGTAATACAAGTTGTTCGAATAGACATtatacaaattcaacatcTTCAATATCTGaccttttaaataataataacaataataataataatagtagtagtaataataatagaacaATAGTTTTAGAatctaaattaaataatagttgtaataatagtaatgaaaataataataataataataataataataataataataataataataataataataataataataatactattaatattagtaatagtGTTAGTAGTGGTAATTTAACAGCAAGttatagtaatagtaatataaatGGATTAGCACAATCAAGAAGTAGACATGTTTATAGAAATCCAATAACATTGGTAGAGGAATTTACAACCTCCTCTTTATCAGAATTTGGTGAAACTGAATGTTCATTATCAactgaaaatatattttcaatcattaaaGATATGGAAGAAACTatattaccaattgaaaatatgtTAAAATCTTCACAACgtaataataatcttaatcttaatattaataataataataataataataataataataataataataataataatacaacaacaactacaacaacaactaccacTACACAAGtagataatagtaataataccaattcgaatgataataatattaataataataataataatttaaagacAAGTAAGGAAAtagaatcaacaacaacgccaactacaacaacaccaccaaggaaattatcaatttcagcGTCATCTATACCAATTCCACCGCCACCACCTGATGATGCTGTTTCACCAATTGCTTTATCTTGTTCTGCTCCTTCTTTTCCTGGCATTTTATCGCAACAagataatattgatagttTAGAGAGTACTAACACTACAaacatcaccaacaacaacaacaacaacaacaacaccacaacaacaactactacacaAAACACAACAGATCCAACCAATACAATTgatcaaaataaaacaacagAATCATCCACAACAccctcatcatcatcaaactCAATTACATCAAAGACTAAAAAACTATTACactcttttaaaaataaacatcatcatcacaataAAGGTGAAAAAATGTCAGATTCACCGTCAAAGAAAGAAAAACattcaaagaaaattaaaaattcaccaTCAACTGAATTTGTAAATGTACCAAAAGATCAACAAACTCAAACACCtgtagaaaataataataacaccaacaccaccaacaacaccaacaccaatgaaaataataatgtagaTAGAACCAACAGTAATAATactaacaacaataataccaataataatggcaataataccaataatacaAGCGGAAGTGGAGGCAATgacgataataataacaataataataataacaataacaacaacaacaataataataatggtaaagatcaagataaaaaagaagaaaaagataataaaaaagaagaaaaggaaaataatataatagaAGAGAAATCTATTATTgtaccaaatttaaatttagaaaatgtATCAACAAATATAATTGTATCAAAACCattaacaccaccaccaccatcatcatcatcatcatcatctactacaaccaccaccaccacaacaacttCTTCAATACCACCAACACTTAGTTCCCACTCTTTATCCCAAGTATTTACAAAAGAGGAGGATGAAAACCCACCTGTATTTGTTTCATCTTCATTACCAGCATTCCCAATTTCAGAGTTATTGGGTGGTGAATCAAGTAACCctgatgaagaagaattaCCAAGAGGTGGTAGAGGAAGAAGTAATGCCTTCTATATGAGAGGCCCACCAGTTCttgaaaatggtgatttTAAGATTCAAACACCAAAAACACCTTCTGTACAAATTCAAACTCAAATCCCAGCTGTTTTACCAAAAGAATcgaattcattaatttcaaaaccaattggtttattatcaaaactaAGAAGAcgtcatcatcaccatcatcatcaccatcatcaccatcataataaaaataataataataatagtaacggtaaagaatcaacaacaaatagtaaagactcatcatcatcatcgtcctcatcatcatcatcttcttcttcttcaacaacaacgacaacaacaacctcaacaactgCAACACCAACAAAAGAATCATCTAagaaatcatcaacaacatcaaatattttaagtAAAGTAGTTAAAGGTAACTCATCAAGATTTATAGTTGGATTTGCAGATACAATTGGTAGAAGATCTACAATGGAAGATGAATCTGTAATCTATGGTACTTATAGAGGTAAGCATGATGAAGATTATTTCGCTTTATTTGATGGTCATGGTGGAAATGATGCAGCCAAAGCTGCCTCTGAAGAGTTGCATCGTATATTGGctgagaaattaaaattaaatcatgcAAACCCTGTTAAATGTTTAAAGGAATCATTTTTAGCAACTCATACACTAATTGGTGAACGTGGTATTAGATGTGGTACCACTGCAGTGGTAGCATTATTTATTGGAAAGAAAGGATATATAGCAAACGTGGGTGATAGTCGTGCAGTACTTTGCAGGGATGGTATAGCGGTACGTGTTTCATTGGATCACAAACCAAATCTACCAAAGGAGGAGGAGAGAATTAGGGCACTCGGTGGTAACGTTGTAACAACAACTAGTTCTGCCGGTGTTGTCACCTCGCGTGTCAATGGTCAATTAGCAGTCTCAAGAGCATTGGGTGATTCTTTCCTTAATCCGTTTGTCACCTCTGAACCCGATATTCATGGTCCAATAAACTTGGAAACTCAtatcaaaaatcaatttatgaTCATAGCTTGCGATGGTATTTGGGATGTTATCTCTGATGAAGAGGCTGTTAGTATTGCCGCTCCAATTGCTGATCCTGAAAAAGCATGTATAAAATTAAGAGATCAAGCTTTCAGTAGGGGTAGTACTGATAACATTTCTGTAATTGTAATTAGATTTCCACCATTTTTAGAaggtatttaa
- the purC/E gene encoding phosphoribosylaminoimidazole carboxylase (Similar to AIR carboxylase~Similar to SAICAR synthase), giving the protein MTTAINNNIVNKEFDLKDKTFLASGKTKTIYQLNKEDQYVLIESNSAITAGDGAKKDILPNKDIYSTTTTVNNFKVLQLSGINTHFVKQVEPNAFIAKKCSMIPLEVIVRRLATGSYLKRNTHVTEGTKFNPPLIEFTFKDDVQHDPLVTEQDILEMNLKIGGVPITSKLLSQTRHIATLSFEALERAWQSLDVTLVDFKVEFGITSQGELILADVIDNDSWRIWPKGDKTLMKDKQVYRNLPSALNTPGATPTTQSGPLLNTLSDQQLKMIEDNYAWVATSTEKLVEFTAANLNNNNNNNNNNSNNNNNNTSSTSRSNSLPNVPSITTTPTLHHHHHHHQQQQSGVGNNNNVNSGFQVQLNQPLVGIIMGSQSDWETMKLAANTLTTLGVPFETRIVSAHRTPDRLFEYAKTAKSRGLKIVIAGAGGAAHLPGMVAALTPLPVFGVPVQSKALSGVDSLLSIVQMPAGIPVGTVAIGAAGATNAALLSAAVLAPYYPSIELSLDLYRKKQTDAVAEIPVDNPTSTSTTTTTTTTSNATSILSAIHTSTINSNTSSHNNNQQQQQQQQTILPTQPTIINTPTPVRSSVSRSQSPLPSGNGSSIISQEKTPLSTFVLSTCRPSALVLPPGSTIGILGGGQLARMMAIAAAQLGYKTHIFCPENDPSASHVATYTTKSNYNNYSALDIFARQVDVVTYEFENIMVEPVEYLTKQVAVFPDPKILRTCQDRVLEKTFIQSLDIPTAQFQSVESFNDLKSAIEKIGYPAILKSNTMGYDGKGQVKLTDQVDLEQAWKKVTSETCATKAILEQYIEFESEASVIVARALDGTELTFPLVTNKHRNHILRQTIAPAQLPEYIHKQANEIGLKIARSNGLVGIIAVELFVVKNNETGQYSLMVNELAPRPHNSGHWTIEGCVTSQFEQLIRCVCGLPLGSVDFTKRISEAEFIQQQIPPIVMTNLLGQEVNGWEKILQTKGSHLHIYAKGDAKEGRKMGHVTQQ; this is encoded by the exons atgacaacagcaataaataataatattgtaaataaagAGTTTGActtaaaagataaaacttttttagcATCTGGTAAAACCAAAAccatttatcaattaaataaagaagatcaatatgttttaattgaatcaaattcAGCAATTACAGCTGGTGACGGTGCAAAAAAGGATATTTTACCAAATAAAGACATTTattcaacaactacaaccgTTAACAATTTCAAAGTATTACAATTATCTGGTATTAATACCCATTTTGTTAAACAA gtTGAACCAAATGCATTCATTGCAAAGAAATGTTCAATGATTCCATTGGAAGTAATTGTTAGAAGATTAGCAACTGGtagttatttaaaaagaaatacacATGTTACAGAGGGTACTAAATTCAATCCACCATTAATCGAATTTACATTCAAAGATGATGTTCAACATGATCCATTAGTTACTGAACAAGATATTTTAGAgatgaatttaaagattgGTGGCGTTCCAATcacttcaaaattattatctcaAACTAGACATATTGCaactttatcatttgaaGCTTTAGAAAGAGCTTGGCAATCACTTGATGTAACTTTAGTTGATTTTAAA GTTGAATTTGGTATTACATCACAAggtgaattaattttagcagatgttattgataatgattcatGGAGAATTTGGCCAAAAGGTGATAAAACATTAATGAAAGATAAACAAGTTTATCGTAATCTTCCATCTGCACTCAATACACCAGGtgcaacaccaacaacacaaTCTGGTCCATTACTTAATACTTTATCagatcaacaattaaaaatgattgaagATAATTATGCTTGGGTTGCAACTTCCACTGAAAAATTAGTTGAATTCACTGctgcaaatttaaataataataataataataataataataatagtaataataataataataatacaagtTCTACATCA aGATCAAATAGTTTACCAAATGTACCATCAATAACTACAACACCAACtcttcaccatcatcatcatcatcatcaacaacaacaaagtggtgttggtaataataataatgttaattcAGGATTTCaagttcaattaaatcaaccaTTAGTTGGAATTATTATGGGTAGTCAATCAGATTGGGAAACTATGAAATTAGCAGCAAATACATTAACAACATTAGGTGTACCATTTGAAACTAGAATTGTATCAGCACATAGAACACCTGATagattatttgaatatgCAAAAACAGCAAAGAGTAGAGGATTAAAAATTGTGATTGCAGGTGCTGGTGGTGCTGCTCATTTACCTGGCATGGTTGCTGCATTAACTCCATTGCCTGTATTTGGTGTACCAGTGCAATCCAAAGCATTGAGTGGTGTTGATAGTTTATTATCAATCGTTCAAATGCCTGCTGGTATTCCTGTTGGTACTGTTGCAATTGGTGCTGCTGGTGCTACAAATGCTGCTTTATTATCTGCTGCTGTTTTGGCTCCTTATTACCCTTCAATCGAGTTAAGTTTAGATTTATATAGAAAGAAACAAACTGATGCAGTTGCTGAAATACCTGTTGATAatccaacatcaacatcaactactactactactacaactacatcAAATGCAACATCAATTTTATCAGCAATTCATacttcaacaattaatagtaatacatcatcacataataataatcaacaacagcaacaacaacaacaaacaataTTACCAACACAACCAACTATAATTAATACACCAACACCAGTTAGATCATCAGTATCAAGATCACAATCACCATTACCATCAGGTAATGGAAGTAGTATTATATCACAAGAAAAGACACCATTATCAACATTTGTACTTTCAACATGTAGACCATCAGCATTGGTATTGCCACCAGGTTCAACCATTGGTATTTTGGGTGGCGGTCAATTAGCAAGAATGATGGCTATTGCAGCAGCACAATTAGGTTATAAGACTCATATTTTCTGTCCAGAGAATGATCCATCCGCTTCACATGTTGCAACCTATACCACTAAATCAAACTATAACAACTATTCAGCATTGGACATTTTCGCAAGACAAGTCGATGTTGTAACctatgaatttgaaaatattatggTTGAACCAGTTGAATATCTAACCAAACAAGTTGCAGTATTCCCAGATCCAAAGATTTTAAGAACTTGTCAAGATCGTGTTTTAGAGAAAACATTCATTCAATCATTGGATATACCAACAGCACAATTCCAATCTGTCGAATCATTTAACGATTTAAAGAGTGCAATTGAAAAGATTGGTTATCCAGCAATTCTTAAATCAAATACTATGGGTTATGATGGTAAAGGTCAAGTTAAATTAACCGATCAAGTCGATCTTGAACAAGCTTGGAAAAAGGTTACCTCTGAAACTTGTGCAACCAAAGCAATACTTGAACAATATATAGAGTTTGAATCAGAAGCATCAGTTATTGTAGCACGTGCTTTAGATGGAACAGAGTTAACCTTCCCATTGGTTACCAATAAACATCGTAATCATATTTTACGTCAAACCATTGCACCAGCTCAATTGCCAGAATATATTCATAAACAAGCCAATGAAATTGGTTTAAAGATTGCTCGTTCCAATGGTTTGGTTGGTATTATTGCCGTCGAATTATTTGTAGTGAAAAACAATGAAACAGGTCAATACTCTTTAATGGTAAATGAATTGGCACCAAGACCACACAATAGTGGTCATTGGACCATCGAAGGTTGTGTAACCTCTCAATTTGAACAATTGATTCGTTGTGTTTGTGGTTTGCCTTTGGGTTCAGTCGATTTCACTAAACGTATAAGTGAAGCTGAAtttattcaacaacaaattccaCCAATTGTAATGACAAATCTTTTAGGTCAAGAAGTTAACGGTTGGGAAAAAATACTTCAAACTAAAGGTTCACATCTTCATATCTATGCTAAAGGTGATGCAAAAGAAGGTCGTAAAATGGGTCATGTTActcaacaataa